A single window of Nicotiana sylvestris chromosome 3, ASM39365v2, whole genome shotgun sequence DNA harbors:
- the LOC104220972 gene encoding protein ROOT PRIMORDIUM DEFECTIVE 1 has product MQIFLTISTKLLQSKSKPFNSLTWIPPLFLQFTKQMSQTTSIPRNQQRVRDHGYDDYMEVGKKIRKVMKFQDQLLTQPNSMIPISRLDMLARRFGFKQYEAGKFILKFPHVFEVFEHPVQRILYCRLTRKALLQIEQEKIALFAQLPEAVTRLRKLLMLSKTGRLRLEHVRIARKEFGLPDDFEFSVVLKYPMYFRLFDAKETRNKYIEVVEKDQMLAVCAVERVREKEYREKGGEEENVRFYFRVNFPPGFKIGKYYKIAVWKWQRLPYWSPYEDISGYDLRSLEAQKRMEKRAVATIHELLSLTVEKKITLERIAHFRLAMDLPKKLKDFLLQHQGIFYISTRGNQGKLHTVFLREAYRKGELIEPNDLYLARRRLAELVLMSPRKANMDKELVNYRRRGDDDEIADVRRDNTENEGDHSTVQETVSQDEEREESVDYDDDCSSDSKYTDEEDSGDDVTDDLGKETS; this is encoded by the coding sequence ATGCAGATTTTCCTTACAATTTCTACAAAGCTCTTACAATCCAAATCCAAACCCTTCAATTCCCTCACCTGGATTCCTCCACTTTTCTTACAATTCACAAAACAAATGTCACAGACAACTTCCATACCCAGAAACCAACAACGCGTTCGCGACCACGGTTACGATGATTACATGGAAGTTGGAAAAAAAATCCGCAAAGTTATGAAATTCCAAGACCAGCTCCTCACTCAGCCAAATTCAATGATCCCCATTTCTCGCCTTGACATGCTGGCTCGCCGTTTCGGGTTCAAGCAATACGAAGCAGGCAAGTTTATTCTCAAATTCCCACATGTTTTCGAGGTTTTCGAACACCCGGTACAAAGAATTCTTTATTGCAGGCTCACCCGTAAAGCATTGCTTCAAATTGAGCAAGAAAAAATAGCCCTTTTTGCTCAATTACCTGAAGCTGTAACCCGTTTAAGAAAGCTTTTAATGCTTTCTAAGACGGGGAGATTAAGGCTAGAACATGTGAGGATTGCAAGGAAAGAATTTGGTTTACCTGATGATTTTGAGTTTTCTGTTGTTTTGAAGTATCCTATGTATTTTAGGTTGTTTGATGCTAAAGAGACTAGGAACAAGTACATTGAGGTTGTAGAGAAAGACCAGATGTTAGCTGTTTGTGCTGTGGAGAGAGTTAGGGAGAAAGAGTATAGAGAAAAGGGTGGTGAAGAAGAAAATGTGAGGTTTTATTTTAGGGTGAATTTCCCACCAGGTTTCAAGATTGGGAAGTATTATAAGATTGCTGTTTGGAAATGGCAAAGGCTGCCTTATTGGTCGCCTTATGAGGATATCTCGGGTTATGATTTGAGGTCGCTCGAGGCACAGAAGAGGATGGAGAAGAGAGCAGTGGCCACTATTCATGAGTTGCTGTCATTGACGGTTGAAAAGAAGATTACTTTGGAGAGAATCGCGCATTTTAGGTTGGCGATGGATTTGCCAAAGAAGCTGAAGGACTTTCTCCTTCAGCATCAGGGAATATTTTATATCTCGACAAGGGGAAATCAGGGGAAATTGCATACGGTGTTTCTCAGGGAGGCTTATAGGAAGGGAGAGTTGATTGAGCCAAATGATCTGTATTTAGCTAGGAGAAGGCTGGCTGAGTTGGTTTTGATGAGTCCAAGGAAAGCCAATATGGATAAAGAATTGGTTAATTATAGAAGGCGGGGAGACGATGATGAAATAGCTGATGTTAGAAGAGACAACACCGAGAATGAAGGAGATCATTCAACAGTTCAAGAGACAGTTAGCCAAGATGAGGAGAGAGAAGAAAGCGTGGACTACGATGATGATTGCAGCAGTGACTCTAAGTACACAGATGAAGAAGACAGTGGGGATGATGTTACTGATGATTTAGGAAAAGAAACATCATAA